One window of Phalacrocorax carbo chromosome 1, bPhaCar2.1, whole genome shotgun sequence genomic DNA carries:
- the LOC104051201 gene encoding trypsin I-P1 — translation MKYILFVTFVGVAVAFPINADDDDDKIVGGYTCAANSVPYQVSLNSGYHFCGGSLINSQWVLSAAHCYKSRIQVQLGKQNLALTESTQQLINSAKVIRHSGYSSATLDNDIMLIKLAEPAQLNRAVQTIPLPTSCVATGTTCLISGWGNTLSNDNPYPDNLQCLKAPVLSSSKCTKAYPGKITKNMICVGFMEGGKDSCQGDSGGPVVCNGQLQGIVSWGIGCAQKGYPGVYTKVCNYVSWIKATMSAN, via the exons ATGAAATACATACTATTTGTCACATTTGTTGGTGTGGCTG TTGCCTTCCCCATCAATgctgatgatgatgatgacaagATCGTGGGAGGCTACACCTGTGCGGCGAACTCTGTCCCCTATCAGGTGTCCCTGAATTCTGGGTATCACTTCTGTGGAGGTTCCCTCATCAACAGCCAGTGGGTCCTGTCAGCTGCTCACTGCTACAAGTc tcGCATCCAAGTGCAGCTTGGGAAACAAAACCTGGCACTCACAGAGTCGACACAGCAGCTGATTAATTCAGCTAAAGTCATCCGCCACTCTGGCTACAGCTCCGCAACACTGGACAATGACATTATGCTCATCAAGCTTGCTGAACCAGCCCAGCTCAACAGAGCTGTCCAAACAATTCCTCTGCCTACCAGCTGTGTGGCCACAGGCACCACATGCCTAATCTCTGGCTGGGGCAACACACTCAGCAATGACA ATCCGTACCCGGATAACTTGCAGTGCCTGAAGGCACCTGTACTCTCCTCAAGCAAGTGCACCAAAGCCTACCCTGGGAAAATTACCAAGAACATGATATGTGTAGGATTcatggagggagggaaagacTCCTGCCAG GGGGATTCCGGTGGTCCAGTGGTCTGCAACGGGCAGCTCCAGGGCATCGTTTCCTGGGGTATTGGATGTGCGCAGAAAGGCTACCCTGGGGTTTACACTAAGGTTTGCAACTACGTCTCCTGGATCAAAGCAACTATGTCTGCCAACTGA